The proteins below are encoded in one region of Pseudomonas putida NBRC 14164:
- the cmk gene encoding (d)CMP kinase produces MNSLAPVITIDGPSGSGKGTVAGLLARELGWKLLDSGALYRLLAFNASNHGVDLTNEELLTRLAAHLDVQFIAAQPGKLQQIILEGEDVSNVIRTETVGAGASMVASLPAVRDALLVRQREFRDVPGLIADGRDMGTVVFPDAPLKVFLTASAEERARRRYLQLKGKGEDVSLSSLLDEIRARDERDTQRAVAPLKPAADAIQLDSTELSIEQVLQRIRSEIALRDLA; encoded by the coding sequence GTGAATTCGCTGGCACCGGTCATCACCATCGACGGGCCGAGCGGCTCGGGCAAGGGCACGGTCGCCGGCCTGCTGGCCCGCGAGCTGGGCTGGAAGCTGCTGGACTCCGGCGCGCTGTACCGCTTGCTGGCGTTCAACGCCAGCAATCATGGCGTCGACCTCACCAACGAAGAGCTGCTGACCCGGCTTGCCGCCCATCTGGATGTGCAGTTCATCGCTGCCCAGCCCGGTAAGCTGCAACAGATCATCCTTGAGGGTGAGGATGTCAGCAATGTCATCCGCACCGAAACCGTCGGCGCCGGCGCGTCGATGGTGGCCTCGTTGCCGGCAGTGCGTGATGCCCTGCTGGTGCGTCAGCGCGAATTTCGCGATGTGCCGGGGTTGATCGCCGACGGCCGCGACATGGGTACCGTGGTATTCCCTGACGCGCCGTTGAAGGTGTTTCTGACCGCCAGCGCAGAAGAGCGCGCACGTCGCCGTTACCTGCAGTTGAAGGGCAAGGGTGAAGATGTTAGTCTGTCGAGTCTGCTGGATGAGATTCGTGCGCGTGATGAGCGCGACACCCAACGTGCAGTGGCCCCGCTGAAGCCAGCGGCCGATGCCATTCAGTTGGACTCTACCGAGTTGTCCATTGAGCAGGTGTTGCAACGTATCAGAAGCGAGATCGCCCTGCGCGACCTCGCCTGA
- a CDS encoding bifunctional prephenate dehydrogenase/3-phosphoshikimate 1-carboxyvinyltransferase: MVKAAKTKPEPIINRLVVVGLGLIGGSFAKGLRESGLCREVVGVDLDAPSRKQAVALGVVDRCEEDLAAACVGADVIQLAVPILAMEKVLALLARLDLGDAIITDVGSAKGNVVREARSVFVNESGQRLPRFVPGHPIAGSEQSGVEASNATLFRRHKVILTPLAETDPAALALVDRLWRALGADVEHMSVERHDEVLAATSHLPHLLAFGLVDSLAKRNENLEIFRYAAGGFRDFTRIAGSDPTMWHDIFLANRDAVLRTLDTYRSDLDALRDAIAEGDGHQLLGVFTRARVAREHFSKILARRAYVDAMNANDLIFLAQPGGRLNGRIRVPGDKSISHRSIMLGSLAEGTTEVEGFLEGEDALATLQAFRDMGVVIEGPNHGRVTIHGVGLHGLKPPPGPLYVGNSGTSMRLLSGLLAGQSFDVTMTGDASLSKRPMNRVANPLREMGAVVETGPEGRPPLTIRGGHKLKGLTYTLPMASAQVKSCLLLAGLYAEGKTTVTEPAPTRDHTERMLRGFGYAVESNGPVASLQSGGKLTATRIEVPADISSAAFFLVAASIAEGSELVLEHVGINPTRTGVIDILRLMGGDITLENQREVGGEPVADLRVRGARLKGIDIPEELVPLAIDEFPVLFVAAACAEGRTVLRGAEELRVKESDRIQVMADGLITLGIKCEPTPDGIIIDGGQLGGGEVHGHGDHRIAMAFSVASLRASAPIRIHDCANVATSFPNFLALCAEVGIRVAEEGKS; this comes from the coding sequence GTGGTAAAAGCAGCAAAAACCAAACCTGAGCCGATCATCAACCGCCTGGTCGTGGTCGGTCTCGGCCTGATCGGTGGCTCGTTCGCCAAGGGCCTGCGTGAAAGCGGCCTGTGCCGCGAAGTGGTCGGTGTCGACCTGGACGCCCCTTCGCGCAAGCAGGCCGTGGCCCTGGGCGTGGTCGACCGCTGCGAAGAAGACCTTGCCGCAGCCTGTGTCGGTGCCGATGTCATCCAGTTGGCTGTGCCGATCCTGGCCATGGAAAAAGTCCTGGCCCTGCTGGCCCGGCTCGATCTGGGCGATGCGATCATTACCGATGTCGGCAGTGCCAAGGGCAACGTCGTCCGTGAGGCGCGCTCTGTTTTTGTCAACGAGAGCGGTCAGCGCCTGCCGCGCTTCGTCCCCGGCCACCCGATCGCGGGTTCCGAGCAGAGCGGGGTAGAGGCCTCCAACGCCACCCTGTTCCGTCGGCACAAGGTGATCCTCACGCCGCTGGCCGAAACCGACCCGGCCGCGCTGGCCCTGGTCGACCGCCTGTGGCGTGCGCTGGGTGCCGATGTGGAGCACATGTCGGTCGAGCGTCATGACGAGGTGCTCGCAGCCACCAGCCACTTGCCGCACCTGCTGGCCTTTGGCTTGGTCGATTCGCTGGCCAAGCGCAATGAAAACCTCGAGATCTTCCGGTACGCTGCGGGAGGCTTCCGCGATTTCACAAGAATCGCCGGCAGCGACCCGACCATGTGGCACGACATCTTCCTCGCCAACCGCGACGCTGTCCTGCGCACACTCGATACATATCGCAGCGATCTCGACGCCTTGCGCGACGCGATCGCAGAAGGGGACGGGCACCAGTTGCTGGGTGTATTCACCCGTGCGCGTGTTGCCCGCGAGCATTTCAGTAAAATCCTGGCCCGCCGGGCCTATGTGGACGCTATGAACGCCAACGATCTGATTTTCCTGGCCCAACCGGGTGGCCGCCTGAACGGGCGGATCCGCGTACCGGGCGACAAGTCGATTTCCCACCGCTCGATCATGCTCGGCTCGCTGGCCGAAGGCACCACCGAAGTCGAAGGCTTCCTCGAAGGTGAGGACGCACTGGCGACCCTGCAGGCATTCCGCGACATGGGTGTGGTCATCGAAGGCCCCAACCACGGGCGCGTGACCATTCATGGTGTTGGCCTGCACGGCCTTAAGCCGCCGCCCGGGCCGCTGTACGTGGGCAACTCGGGTACCTCGATGCGACTGCTGTCGGGCCTGCTGGCCGGTCAGTCGTTCGACGTGACCATGACCGGCGACGCTTCGCTGTCCAAGCGCCCGATGAACCGTGTGGCCAACCCGCTGCGTGAAATGGGTGCCGTAGTCGAAACCGGCCCGGAAGGCCGTCCGCCGCTGACCATTCGCGGTGGCCACAAGCTCAAAGGGCTGACCTACACGCTGCCGATGGCCAGCGCCCAGGTCAAGTCCTGCCTGCTGCTGGCTGGCCTGTACGCTGAAGGCAAGACCACCGTTACCGAGCCTGCGCCTACCCGTGACCACACCGAACGCATGCTGCGCGGCTTTGGCTATGCGGTCGAGTCGAACGGCCCGGTGGCCTCGCTGCAGTCCGGCGGCAAGTTGACCGCTACCCGCATTGAAGTGCCGGCCGACATTTCCTCGGCAGCCTTCTTCCTGGTGGCGGCCTCCATTGCCGAAGGTTCCGAGCTGGTGCTGGAACACGTTGGCATCAACCCGACCCGCACCGGTGTAATCGACATCCTGCGCTTGATGGGTGGCGACATCACCCTGGAAAACCAGCGTGAAGTTGGCGGCGAGCCAGTGGCCGACCTGCGCGTGCGCGGTGCCAGGCTGAAAGGTATCGACATCCCTGAAGAGCTCGTGCCGCTGGCCATCGACGAATTCCCGGTACTGTTCGTGGCTGCCGCCTGCGCCGAAGGGCGTACCGTGCTGCGTGGCGCCGAAGAGCTGCGGGTGAAGGAATCCGACCGTATCCAGGTGATGGCCGATGGCCTGATCACCCTGGGCATCAAGTGCGAACCAACCCCGGACGGCATCATCATCGACGGCGGCCAGTTGGGCGGCGGCGAAGTGCATGGCCACGGTGACCACCGTATTGCCATGGCCTTCAGCGTCGCCTCGCTGCGCGCCAGCGCGCCAATTCGCATCCACGACTGTGCCAACGTCGCCACCTCGTTCCCCAACTTCCTGGCGCTGTGCGCCGAAGTGGGTATCCGCGTGGCGGAAGAGGGCAAGTCGTGA
- the pheA gene encoding prephenate dehydratase, whose translation MSEQELKALRVRIDSLDEKILELISDRARCAEEVARVKTASLKEGEKPVFYRPEREAAVLKRVMERNKGPLGNEEMARLFREIMSSCLALEEPLKIAYLGPEGTFTQAAAMKHFGHAVISRPMAAIDEVFREVAAGAVNFGVVPVENSTEGAVSHTLDSFLEHDMVICGEVELRIHHHLLVGESTKTDSITRIYSHAQSLAQCRKWLDAHYPNVERVAVSSNAEAAKRVKGEWNSAAIAGDMAANLYGLTRLAEKIEDRPDNSTRFLMIGSQEVPPTGDDKTSIIVSMSNKPGALHELLVPFHQNGIDLTRIETRPSRSGKWTYVFFIDFVGHHRDPLIKAVLEQISQEAVALKVLGSYPKAVL comes from the coding sequence ATGTCCGAACAGGAACTCAAGGCGCTGCGTGTACGCATCGACAGCCTCGACGAGAAGATTCTCGAGCTGATCAGCGACCGTGCCCGTTGCGCTGAAGAAGTCGCCCGGGTCAAGACCGCCTCGCTGAAAGAAGGCGAGAAGCCGGTGTTCTACCGCCCTGAGCGCGAAGCTGCTGTGCTCAAGCGCGTCATGGAACGCAACAAGGGCCCGCTGGGCAACGAAGAAATGGCGCGGTTGTTCCGCGAAATCATGTCGTCGTGCCTGGCCCTTGAAGAGCCGCTGAAAATCGCCTACCTCGGCCCTGAGGGTACCTTCACCCAGGCTGCGGCCATGAAGCACTTCGGCCACGCGGTGATCAGCCGGCCGATGGCGGCAATCGATGAAGTGTTCCGCGAAGTGGCGGCCGGTGCCGTCAACTTTGGCGTGGTGCCGGTGGAAAACTCCACCGAAGGCGCTGTCAGTCACACCCTGGACAGCTTCCTTGAGCACGACATGGTCATTTGCGGCGAAGTCGAGCTGCGAATCCACCATCACCTGCTGGTAGGTGAGAGCACCAAGACCGACAGCATCACGCGCATCTACTCCCACGCCCAGTCGCTGGCCCAGTGCCGCAAGTGGCTGGACGCGCACTACCCGAACGTGGAGCGCGTGGCGGTTTCGAGCAATGCCGAGGCGGCCAAGCGAGTCAAGGGCGAGTGGAACTCGGCGGCGATTGCCGGCGACATGGCGGCCAACCTGTATGGTTTGACCCGCCTGGCGGAAAAGATCGAAGACCGCCCGGACAACTCCACGCGCTTCCTGATGATCGGCAGCCAGGAAGTGCCGCCGACCGGCGACGACAAGACCTCGATCATTGTCTCGATGAGCAACAAGCCAGGTGCCTTGCACGAGTTGCTGGTGCCGTTCCACCAGAACGGCATCGACCTGACCCGCATCGAGACCCGCCCGTCGCGCAGTGGCAAGTGGACCTACGTGTTCTTCATCGACTTCGTTGGCCACCACCGCGACCCGTTGATCAAGGCGGTGCTCGAGCAGATCAGCCAGGAGGCTGTGGCGCTGAAGGTGCTGGGCTCTTATCCGAAGGCGGTGCTTTGA
- the serC gene encoding 3-phosphoserine/phosphohydroxythreonine transaminase: MSKRAFNFCAGPAALPDAVLQRAQAEMLDWRGKGLSVMEMSHRSDDYVAIAEKAEQDLRDLLSVPSNYKVLFLQGGASQQFAEIPLNLLPESGTADYIETGIWSKKAIEEARRFGNINVAASAKPYDYLNIPGQNDWNLTKNAAYVHYASNETIGGLQFDWVPQTGDVPLVVDMSSDILSRPIDVSQFGLIYAGAQKNIGPSGLVVVIVREDLLGHARSSCPTMLDYKVSADNGSMYNTPATYSWYLSGLVFEWLKEQGGVDAMEQRNRAKKERLYGFIDKSDFYTNPISVNARSWMNVPFRLADERLDKAFLAGADARGLLNLKGHRSVGGMRASIYNALGLEAVEALVGYMAEFEKEHG; the protein is encoded by the coding sequence GTGAGCAAACGAGCCTTTAACTTCTGCGCAGGCCCTGCCGCGCTTCCTGATGCTGTCTTGCAGCGCGCCCAGGCAGAGATGCTGGACTGGCGCGGCAAGGGCTTGTCGGTGATGGAAATGAGCCATCGCAGCGATGACTACGTGGCCATCGCCGAAAAGGCCGAGCAGGACCTGCGTGACCTGCTGTCCGTCCCCTCCAACTACAAGGTGCTGTTCCTGCAGGGCGGCGCCAGCCAGCAGTTCGCCGAGATTCCGCTGAACCTGCTGCCGGAAAGCGGCACTGCCGACTACATCGAAACCGGTATCTGGTCGAAAAAGGCCATCGAGGAAGCGCGCCGCTTCGGCAACATCAACGTCGCCGCCAGTGCCAAGCCCTACGACTACCTGAATATCCCGGGCCAGAACGACTGGAACCTGACCAAGAACGCTGCCTACGTGCACTATGCGTCCAACGAGACCATCGGTGGCCTGCAGTTTGACTGGGTGCCGCAGACTGGCGATGTGCCGCTGGTGGTCGACATGTCCTCCGACATTCTCTCGCGCCCCATCGACGTGTCGCAGTTCGGCCTGATCTACGCCGGCGCGCAGAAAAACATCGGCCCAAGCGGCCTGGTGGTGGTCATCGTGCGCGAAGACCTGCTGGGCCATGCCCGCAGCAGCTGCCCGACCATGCTCGACTACAAGGTTTCGGCTGACAACGGCTCGATGTACAACACCCCGGCCACTTACTCCTGGTACCTGTCGGGCCTGGTCTTCGAGTGGCTGAAAGAGCAGGGTGGCGTCGACGCCATGGAGCAGCGCAACCGCGCCAAGAAAGAGCGCCTGTACGGCTTCATCGACAAGAGCGATTTCTACACCAACCCGATCAGCGTCAACGCCCGTTCGTGGATGAACGTGCCGTTCCGCCTGGCTGACGAGCGCCTGGACAAGGCCTTCCTCGCCGGCGCCGATGCCCGCGGCCTGCTCAACCTCAAGGGCCACCGTTCGGTGGGCGGCATGCGCGCTTCCATCTACAACGCCCTGGGCCTTGAGGCTGTAGAAGCCTTGGTGGGCTACATGGCCGAATTCGAGAAGGAGCACGGCTGA
- the gyrA gene encoding DNA gyrase subunit A — MGELAKEILPVNIEDELRQSYLDYAMSVIVGRALPDARDGLKPVHRRVLYAMSELGNDWNKPYKKSARVVGDVIGKYHPHGDTAVYDTIVRMAQPFSLRYLLVDGQGNFGSVDGDNAAAMRYTEVRMTKLAHELLADLHKETVDWVPNYDGTEQIPAVMPTRIPNLLVNGSSGIAVGMATNIPPHNLGEVIDGCLALIDNPEVTIDELMQFIPGPDFPTAGIINGRQGIIEAYRTGRGRIYMRARSEIEDIDKVGGRQQIVVTELPYQLNKARLIEKIAELVKEKKIEGITELRDESDKDGMRIVIELRRGEVPEVVLNNLYQQTQLQSVFGINVVALIDGRPRLLNLKDLLEAFVRHRREVVTRRTVFELRKARERGHILEGQAVALSNIDPVIALIKASPTPSEAKEALVSTPWESSAVQVMVERAGADSCRPEDLPEQYGLHEGKYFLSPEQAQAILDLRLHRLTGLEHEKLLAEYQEILEQIGELIRILSSAERLMEVIREELEAIRAEYGDVRRTEILNASHDLNYGDMIPEEERVVTISHGGYAKTQPLSAYQAQRRGGKGKSATGVKDEDYIEHLLVANSHATLLLFSSKGKVYWKKTYEIPEASRAARGRPLVNLLPLEEGERITAMLQIDLEALQQNADLDEELEDADDTVLEGELVEAEEVDEEDGDTAEWVAEPTGAYIFMATASGTVKKTPLVQFARPRSNGLIALKLKEGDTLIAAAITDGAKEVMMFSDAGKVIRFAESVVREMGRTARGVRGMKLGKGHQIISMLIPESGAQILTASERGFGKRTPLSKFPRRGRGGQGVIAMGTKGRNGLLVGAIQVQEGEEIMLISDQGTLVRTRVGEVSSLSRNTQGVTLIKLAADETLVGLERIQEPSEDELDDVIETDEEGVEAEAPDNEDAAGAEEAPQE; from the coding sequence ATGGGCGAACTGGCCAAAGAAATCCTCCCGGTCAATATCGAAGACGAACTGAGACAGTCTTACCTCGACTACGCGATGAGCGTGATTGTCGGGCGAGCGCTGCCCGATGCGCGTGACGGCTTGAAGCCCGTGCATCGTCGCGTTCTCTATGCGATGAGCGAACTGGGCAACGACTGGAACAAGCCGTACAAGAAATCCGCCCGTGTGGTCGGTGACGTGATCGGTAAGTACCACCCGCACGGCGACACTGCGGTCTACGACACCATCGTGCGTATGGCCCAGCCGTTCTCGCTGCGCTACCTGCTGGTCGACGGCCAGGGCAACTTCGGTTCGGTGGACGGCGACAACGCCGCAGCCATGCGATACACCGAAGTGCGCATGACCAAGCTGGCGCACGAGCTGCTGGCCGACCTGCACAAGGAAACCGTCGACTGGGTGCCCAACTACGACGGCACCGAGCAGATCCCGGCAGTCATGCCGACCCGTATTCCCAACCTGCTGGTCAACGGTTCCAGCGGTATCGCCGTGGGCATGGCGACCAACATTCCGCCACACAACCTCGGTGAAGTCATCGACGGCTGCCTGGCGCTGATCGACAATCCGGAAGTCACCATCGATGAACTGATGCAGTTCATCCCTGGGCCAGACTTCCCGACTGCCGGCATCATCAACGGTCGCCAAGGCATCATCGAGGCCTATCGTACCGGTCGTGGCCGCATCTACATGCGCGCCCGCTCCGAAATCGAAGACATCGACAAGGTGGGCGGCCGTCAGCAGATCGTCGTCACCGAGCTGCCGTACCAGCTGAACAAAGCGCGCCTGATCGAAAAGATCGCCGAGCTGGTCAAAGAGAAGAAGATCGAAGGCATCACCGAGCTGCGCGACGAGTCCGACAAGGACGGCATGCGCATCGTCATCGAGCTGCGTCGCGGCGAGGTGCCGGAGGTGGTGCTCAACAACCTCTACCAGCAAACCCAGCTGCAGAGCGTGTTTGGCATCAACGTGGTCGCCCTGATCGACGGTCGTCCGCGCCTGCTCAACCTCAAGGACCTGCTCGAAGCGTTCGTCCGTCACCGCCGTGAAGTGGTGACCCGCCGCACCGTATTCGAGTTGCGCAAGGCCCGTGAGCGTGGCCACATCCTTGAAGGCCAGGCGGTTGCGCTGTCCAACATCGACCCGGTCATCGCCCTGATCAAGGCTTCGCCGACCCCGTCCGAGGCCAAGGAAGCCCTGGTTTCCACGCCGTGGGAATCCAGTGCCGTGCAGGTCATGGTCGAGCGCGCCGGCGCCGATTCCTGCCGCCCTGAAGACCTGCCTGAGCAGTACGGCCTGCATGAGGGCAAGTACTTCCTGTCGCCGGAGCAGGCCCAGGCCATTCTCGACCTGCGCCTGCACCGCCTGACCGGCCTGGAGCACGAGAAGCTGCTGGCCGAGTACCAGGAAATCCTCGAGCAGATCGGCGAGCTGATCCGCATCCTCAGCAGCGCCGAGCGCCTGATGGAAGTGATCCGCGAAGAGCTGGAAGCCATCCGTGCCGAGTACGGCGATGTGCGCCGCACCGAAATCCTCAATGCCAGCCACGACCTCAACTACGGCGACATGATCCCGGAAGAAGAGCGCGTGGTTACCATCTCCCACGGTGGTTATGCCAAGACCCAGCCATTGTCCGCTTACCAGGCCCAGCGCCGTGGCGGCAAAGGGAAGTCGGCAACCGGCGTGAAGGACGAGGACTACATCGAGCACCTGTTGGTTGCCAACAGCCATGCCACCCTGTTGCTGTTCTCCAGCAAAGGCAAGGTGTACTGGAAGAAGACCTACGAAATCCCCGAAGCGTCCCGCGCTGCCCGTGGTCGCCCGCTGGTCAACCTGCTGCCGCTGGAGGAGGGTGAGCGCATCACCGCCATGCTGCAGATCGACCTCGAAGCGCTGCAGCAGAACGCCGACCTCGACGAAGAACTGGAAGACGCTGATGACACCGTGCTCGAGGGTGAGCTGGTAGAGGCCGAGGAAGTCGACGAAGAAGACGGCGACACCGCAGAATGGGTGGCAGAGCCGACTGGCGCTTACATCTTCATGGCCACCGCCTCCGGTACCGTCAAGAAGACCCCGCTGGTGCAGTTTGCCCGTCCGCGCTCCAACGGCCTGATCGCCTTGAAGCTGAAAGAAGGCGACACCCTGATTGCGGCGGCCATCACCGACGGCGCCAAAGAAGTCATGATGTTCTCCGACGCCGGCAAGGTCATCCGCTTCGCCGAAAGCGTCGTGCGTGAAATGGGCCGTACGGCCCGCGGTGTGCGCGGCATGAAACTGGGCAAAGGCCATCAGATCATTTCGATGCTGATCCCGGAGTCCGGCGCGCAGATCCTCACTGCCTCCGAGCGTGGCTTCGGCAAGCGCACCCCGCTGTCCAAGTTCCCGCGTCGCGGCCGTGGTGGCCAGGGCGTGATCGCCATGGGGACCAAGGGGCGCAACGGTCTGCTGGTCGGTGCTATCCAGGTGCAGGAAGGCGAGGAGATCATGCTGATTTCCGACCAGGGCACGCTGGTGCGTACCCGGGTTGGCGAAGTGTCCAGCCTGAGCCGTAACACCCAGGGTGTTACGCTGATCAAGCTGGCGGCTGACGAGACCCTGGTGGGCCTGGAGCGTATCCAGGAGCCGTCCGAGGACGAACTCGATGATGTGATCGAGACGGACGAGGAGGGCGTCGAGGCTGAAGCGCCGGACAATGAAGACGCTGCGGGTGCCGAAGAGGCCCCGCAGGAGTAA